Within the Nocardioides aurantiacus genome, the region CCAGATCTCGTCGGTCACAGCATCGGCCCGGTCCGCCATGCGGGTCGCGGCCTCGGCGAGCGCCAAGACGCTGCGCTCAGTTTCGCTGAACAGCCCGGACTCACGCCACGCCACCACCTGATGTAGGCGCTCGTCGGTCTCGCCGTGCTTCTTCGCCGATCCGACACCGGCGGACACGCAGGCGCTGCAGCCGTTGACCTGGCTAACCCGAAGATGCACCAG harbors:
- a CDS encoding carboxymuconolactone decarboxylase family protein; its protein translation is MSAGVGSAKKHGETDERLHQVVAWRESGLFSETERSVLALAEAATRMADRADAVTDEIWEAAAAHLEDVQLGAVVTMIALTNFFNRVNATVREPAGATWG